Part of the Apilactobacillus apisilvae genome is shown below.
TAATGCAATAACTAATGCACCAAAACCAAAAATTAATAAATTAACTTGAGTATTAAAGATTAACCATAACGATATTGCCAATGCAATAATTGGAATCGTATAACCTAGAGGTAGTTTAAATGATCTGGGTTGTTTCTTCATGGTTTTTCTAAATACCATTACTGCAATGATGGTTGGAATAAATTGTGCAAAACGAGAAATTGCACTAATTTGTGCCAAGTAAGTAAATGTTCCAGAGTACGCTAAAACTAAAATCAATACAGCGTTAACAATAATAGAAATATATGGAGCGTTTTTCCTATTTTTAGTACTAAAAGCTTTTGGTAAAATACCATTATCAGCCAGAGCTTCAGTTGAACGTGGTGTAATAAATGATGATGCAATGCAAATCCCACCAATTGATAATACCGATCCAGCTACGACGATGTAACTACCAACTTTACCAATCATGGCAGTTAAAGCTGCTTGTAATGGGACTGAAGTTTGCGTTAATTTATGACCTAAAACACCAATACAGACCGTCATAATTAGAATATAAACAATTGTTACAACTGATAATACGACCATAATTGCACGGGGTAAATTCTTTTTGGCATTGCTCATCTCACCAGCTGTAACCACTAATCCTTCAACTCCAGTAAAAATGTAAAACATCGTTAATGTAGCATTGGAAAAATTAAAAGTATGGGTTAGAGACGGAACAAAAAATGGTTGGAAATTACCGGGATGAATAAAGAATAAACCAATTATAATTATCAAAAATATCGGTAATAATTTTCCCACAGTAATAATATTACTTAAAGCAGAAGCTGCTTCAATTCCAGCTAGGTTTAAGATCATTAGCCCAACTGCCATGATTGTTACTATCATGTTTTTAGCTAATGATGAGTTTAAAATAGGGAAAAAACCACCTAAAGCAGTTGCAAATGCTACATACATAGTTGCTTCGGCAATAATTCTAACAGCCCATGCAGCAATTCCCACTTCATATCCAACAAAATTACCAAAGGCGCGTTTTGCATAAATGTAAGCACCACCGGATTCATCGAATAATCCGGAACATTCTGCAAAGCAAAGGCCAATCATAAATGCTAAAAACGCATCAAAAATTAATACTAAAATACTAGCGGGACCAAAGATCTTCATTCCAGCTGATGGTAACAAAAAGATTCCAGAACCAATGATTGCATTTATACCTAAAAGCACAATACTAAAGAAGCTTAATTTCTTTTTTGTATCTGGCATTAATTATCACTTCCTAAATTTGTATGGATACGATTAAAGAAGTCAACAAATAGTTGATTTTCTTCTTCGTATTCGTCCCACATATTCTCAGGATGCCATTGAACACATTGGATGGTTTTATATTCATTTTCCAATCCTTCAATCATTCCGTCATCGGAACGAGCAACAATATTTAATCCAGGAGCCGGGTCTTTTGCTGCCTCGTGATGAAATGAATTAACAAAAGCTCGACTACCAAAGGTATTTGCTAATGCTGAATTTTTATCAATGTTAATATGGTGAATAGGGGCATAACCAATTGCTCTTTGCGAATGTTGTAGCATATGCATGCCATCTTTAGGTTTAAATTGGGTATCGATATCTTGATATAAATTTCCGCCTAAAGCGACATTCACAATTTGTAGTCCACGGCAAATTGCTAAAATTGGTTTATGCATTTGGACAGCTTTTTTGACCAAGGCTAATTCAAATTCATCACGTGGTTCATATGTAGCACCGATTTCTTTGATTGGTTCTTCACCATAATATTTTGGTAAAACGTCTGGACCACCAGTTAAAATAACTCCATCAACTGTTTCTAATAAATCAGCTGCCATTTCTGGCTTAGCAACTGGAAAAACAATTGGAGTAATGTTATTAGCCAAAAGGCAACTCATCAGAGTTCTTTGGGCAAAGTGGCCTTCACGTTGTCTGAAAGTTTGGTTTTGGCTTAAAATAATGTCTGCGGTAACGCCAATTCTCATTTAAAATCATTCCTTTATAAAAATATTATACAATCAATATTTTAACCATTTTTTGCTTAAAGGTATAGTTAATGGGCTTGATGATTGATAATTTGTGAATTGATTGATAACATTAATGGTTGCTAACTGGATAGAACACTTTAAAAGTTGTAAAATTATGAAATATAATAAACGAGTATGAAATAGGGGAATTGTATGGATCTTCGATTATGGAAACAAAGACCTGAGTTAGAAAAAAGGTTGAAAGCAATAGAACAAATTATGAAACAGCAAGTTCAAATTGACGATGATGATTTTAAAAAGAGTATCAATGATCTAATTAACGGTAGCGGTAAAATGCTGCGTGCTGCTTTCTTAATGTTATTTACTGAATTTGGCACTAAAAAGGATGAGGACAATTATTTCGAAAAAGTTGCTGCTTCAGTAGAATTAATCCACCTAGCGTCTTTAGTTCATGATGATGTTATTGACAAATCAGATTTACGACGTGGGGTTAAAAGTTTAAATTATAATTTTGGCGAACGGACATCGATTTACCTAGGTGATTATTTATTCGTTAAGTATTTTAATTTAGTATTAGATACATTGCCTGGTAAAGCTGAAATAAAATACAACATTACAGGTATTGAAGGAATAGTTAATGGTGAATTACGCCAAAATGAAACTAAATTTGATTTAAATCGAAGTGAACAACAATATTTAGCAGCTGTTCAAGGTAAAACAGCTGAATTATTCAAAATTGCTGCCGGTAATGGTGCCATCATTGCTGAAGCTGATGAACAAACAATCAAATTTTCCGAACAAATTGGTTCAGAATTTGGAATTGCATTTCAACTTCGAGATGATTTAATTGATTTTGAAGACAATAAAGAAGATGCTGGTAAGCCAATTTTGAATGATATTTTAGATGGTATTTATACATTACCAGTTATTTATGCAATGCAAACTAATTATAAAGATGAACTAACTTCGATTCTAAACAAAAAAGACCAGCTCAAGCGAGCTGATCTAATTCGAGTTAAAGCAATTGTAAAAGAAAGTGGATCATTAGATAAAACGCATGCCAAGATGGATGCTTACAATCAATCAATTGAAAATATGATTGAACAACTACCAAATAATAATGCTAGAAAAGTATTAGCTAAATTGGTAACAAAACTGTTTAATTAATTTTCAATTCCTTGATCCATTTGATAAAGTTTTCGGTATTTTTCATTATTTTTATATAACTCAGCTGGGGAGCCATCCATTTGGATGGTTCCTTTTTGTAAGAAAATAACTTCATCCATTTTTGATAGTCCTTGCAAATGATGAGTTACCCAAATAATGGTTTTATCTTTTAATACTTTATTTAAAGTTTTTATTAAATTATTTTCTGTAATGGGATCTAAACCAACGGTTGGTTCGTCCAACAATACAATCGGATTGTTTTGTAGCAAAATTCTAGCAATTGCCAAGCGTTGTCTTTGTCCACCAGATAATTTGATTCCACTTTCATCAATATCAGTGTCATATTGATTAGGTAGACTTTCAATGTAATCTGATAATTCAACATCAGATAAAGCTTTTTTGGCTTGCTCAAAACTAGCTTGTTCATTTCCAATCATGACATTATTAATGATTGTTGTATCGAACAAGAATGGTTGTTGGTCCAGAACGCTAAAAATATCTGATCGATTATTTTGCAAGTCGCTAACTTTAGTATTATTAATCTTGATTTCTCCTTTGTTGGGGTTAATGCTACCGATTAATAATTGAAGTAAAGTTGTTTTTCCAACACCACTAGGACCAATTATGGCTAATTTTTGGCCTTTTTTAAGATTAATAGAAACGTTTTGTAGAATTTCAGAATTGTCGTCATCATATTTAAATGAAACATTGTTCATACTAATACGATTAATTTTATTTTCATCAAATTCGGCTTTAGTTTCTTTTTCTTCAGTATCTAATTGATTGGAAAGATTATTCAAGCGACTTACTGATTCTTTATATATTGGCCAATTTTCCATTGCTTGAGACACGGGGATAAATGTATCTAAAAGTGGGAAAACGCCTAATACAAATGCTGCAATATAATTGGACATTGACTGGCTATCATTTAAGTAGATATTTCCCCAAATGATAGAACCTAAAATAATAATACCGATCATTCCACGTAAAAATAAGTCACGATTCCATTCAAAATGATCCACCTTATTTCTTGATTGAGCTAACTTATCATCATTTTTAGTACCTTCATTAACAAAGTCATTTTTACGTCCAGATATCATCCAGTCGGTGACACCAAGGGTTGCATCGGTTAAATTTTGATAGTTATCAGCAACCAAATCTTTTTCATATTTTTTAGCTTTACCAAAAATAATAACTGAGATAACAGGAACTACTAATAAGATGATTGCAAAGCAGATAAACATAAAGATGGCATAGGGCCAACTAATAATTCCCAACAAAATAATTAGTAAGGTTCCAGTAATATAAGAAGTAATTATCGGAAAAATGGTTTTAAGATATAAATCTTCCAAATGCTCTAAATCATCGGATAATACTCCTAGTAAATTACCTAATTTAAAACGTTCACCGACAAAATCGGCACCTTTTTCCAAAGTTACATATAATCTTTGACGCAAAGAAGATACAACTCTTAATACCCAATTATGTGAGGTTAATTGTTCAAGATACTGGAAGACTGGTCTTCCAGTGCCAAATGCTTGTGCCAAAATAACAGGAACATAAACAATTAAAATGTTATAAGGCCTTGTCGCTGAACGACTGATTAAATATCCAGCAACAAACATCAATCCTATTGAACAGATAATTGTTAAAATTCCTAAACTAAAAGCTGTGAACAATAATTTTTTGTCTTTTTTTAAATATGGTTTAATCCATGTATCTTTATTAAAAAAATTACGCATTATTATGTTCACCTCGAATTTCATTAACTAATTGTTTATATTTACCATCTTTTTGAAGTAATTCTTTTGGATTACCTTGTTCAACTAATTTACCATTTTCCATCACTAAAGTGTAATCCATTTCATTCATCCAATGTAGACGATGTGTAGCAAAAATAATTAAGTGATTATTAAAAATTGGTAACATAGTTTGTTTTAATTCATATTCGGTTTCGATATCTAAATGAGCAGTGGGTTCATCAAGTAATATGATTTCACGTTGATCGTCTAATAATACACGTGCTAAAGCAATTCTTTGGGCTTGTCCACCAGAAACGCCACGACCACCGCGACCAATAACAGTATCAATTCCATCTTTTAATGACTCGATAAAGCTTTCTAGTCCAGCACTTTGAGCTGCATTTTTAATATCTTCTGGACTAGCATCTGGTCTATAAAAAGCAATATTTTCCGCAATTGACCCTGAAAATAGGTATGGATTTTGTGGAATATAACTAAGGTGCTTTTGCCAATTGAATTGAGCCAAACTATCAGTTTTTTCACCATTAATTTTGAAAATACTATTTTCATCAGGTTGTAACCAACCACCAAGTAAATTTAGCATAGTTGATTTACCTGATCCAGATTGCCCAACAATTCCAACTTTTAAATTACCAGTAAACTTAAATGCAATATCATTAACACCTTTGTTGTCTTTTTCATCATAATTAAATGATAACTTTTCGGCGCTGAATGTTGATGTTGTTTGCCAATGATTAAATTTATTTAATTCTTTTTTAGCTTTAGGTGATGGAGTTTCTAAGATTTCATTTAAATGATCTAAGGCATTTTTACCATCTAAAGTTGCATGATAATCATTTCCGTAATCTCTTAGTGGTAAGAAGTAATCGGGTGCTGTGATTAATGCAAATAATGCCGGGAACAACAATACTGAACCATTAATTAAACGAACCCCTAAAATAACGGCAACAATTGCGATTGAGATAGTTGTCATAAAATCTAATGTAAAAGTTGATAATAAAGCTATTTTCAGAACTTCCATGGTTGATTTACGATAATTTTCTGAAACTCTAAAAATATTTTTACCATAAATTTTACTCAAACCAAATAATTTTAAGGTTTTTAATCCCCGTAACGTATTTATAAAATTATTAGACATTTTAGAAAAGTTAACATATTGTTGGTCTGATTTTTTACGGGCAGCAATTCCCAAAATAATCATAAAGTAAATGATAATTGGAAATACTAATAACAATACTAATCCAGACAATGCATTTACAAAAAAGACAGCAACTAAAATAATCCATGGGATAATTGCTAAGTTTAATGTTTTTAGGATAATTATGTTTAAATAATTTTTTATTTTGTCGATACCTTCAAGTGAAAGAGTGATTAATTGTCCAGAACCTAATTTAGCAATTGATTGTGGACCTAATTCGAAAGTCTTTTGTAGCAATTCTTTTTTGAAATCACTACTAGCTTGATCGGCAAAATTATCGTTAATTTGATTTTCAATTCTAGTAATCAAATATCTAATTATGAAAGCAATAAAAAAGAACAGCATTGGATAAATCGATGCTGTTACTTTTTTAAGCATCCATGCATTAACCAAAGCGCTGGATAAAAACCATGCTTCGGCAATAATTGCTAATGCCTGAATGACTGCTAATATGCTAATTTTAATAATTAGTTTTTTGATACCGGGAATTGTCATTAGTTTTTTATTGAACATATGAAGATTCCTCCCGATATAGAATCCTAATAGGCACCTTTATCGGTGTTTTCGAATTCTGATAAATCATGACGTTTCCATTGAATTACATAACTCCAAATGAAGTAAGTAGTTAAAATTGGTAGTAAGATACATAGAACGATTGTAACTACGGTTAGAGTAAATGGAGAAGAAGAAACGTTTTTAATTAATAATGAGTTAACTGGGTTTTGTGCAATTAGTACATGAGGGAATAATCCGACAAATACTAATATTACAACAAATGCAATGGTTAGAGAGTTGGCAATGTAAGCTTGAACTTCTTTACGCATTCCAGTTGATAAGTGTCCCCAAGCAGTTGTAAATACAATTAGTACTAATAAGATTAAAGTACTAAATAAATGATCTTTAAAGAAATCAGTTTGGAAGAACAATGCAATTGCGAATAATACTTCAACTGGATAAGCAGCCCAATAGAGGTTAGCAGCTAAACTAGAAGCACGATATCTCATGATTCCATTTGCATGTAATGTAAAGAAATGAAGTCCTTGGAATAAACACAATGCAGTAACTGCAAGTCCACCTAATACTGAAAGTGGGTTAACAACGTTAAATAAACTAACGAAGACATTTCCATGACTATCCATTGGTACTGGTTGAATCATAGCAGTAAATAACATTCCAAGTAAGAATGGTGCAGTAGTACTACTAATTGCGGTAACCCACATCCAAGCATTTTTACCCTTAGGGGTTTCAGCAACATTATTAAATTCGAATGCTACCCCTCTAAAGATTAATGATACTAGTACTAAAAATAATAATATATAAAAGCCAGAAAATAGACTAGCATACCAAAATGGCATCGTTGCAAACATAGAACCACCAGCAGCAATTAAGAAAACTTCGTTACCATCCCAGTGAGGACTAATTGAACGAACAATCATATTACTTTCAGCAGGACGAAATGCAAGCAATTTAGATGCCATTCCAGCACCAAAATCAGCTCCATCTAGGACTAAAAACATGATGAACAGTAAACAAATTACTGCATACCATAAAAATTGTAAGAAACTCATTTGTTAAAGGCCTCCTTAGAAAATGGATCATCATTATCGTAATCGATAGTTTTATCGATACTTTCAGGACCTTTGTATAGTGATTTCTTAGCATAGAAGACCATGCAACTAGCAAGTGTTACGAATAATAAGAAGTATACAACAATAGTAAAGATTACTGAAGTGGTACTTGTACTTGGTGAAACGGCATCTTTGATTGGTAGTAGTCCATAAACAACCCATGGATTACGACCAAGTTCAGTAAATAACCAACCACCAGTATTAATAACAAATGGCGCGAATGTAGCTAAGAATAAAATAAATGTTAGCCATTTTTGTTTAACAATTGAATTTTTCTTTCTTCTTGAGAACCATAGACCTAACAATGCAATAAAGGTTAAACCACCAAAACCAGCAGCCATTAATCTAAATGCAAAGAATAGAACGTTAACATTAAGTGAATAGTCCATATCTTTTCCAAATTTACCATCATATTGCTTGTGAAGAGCTCGGTTGGCTTCATCCATCCCAGCAACAGAACCACTAAATTTGTGATAAGAAAGGAAACTTAACATATATGGAATTTCAATTTTTCCATATTCTTTATGTGATTTAGTGTTAGTTAGTTGGAACACTGACCAAGGGGCTGGATTTTCAGTATGATTATAAATACCTTCAGAAGCAGCAAACTTCATGGGTTGATCTTTAATTAAGTAACCTGATTGCAAGTCACCAGATGTAACTGCACCCAGACAACCAACAATTCCTAACACTAATCCTAGACGCATTGATTTTCTGAAGAAAGCAACCGATTGCTTACGGAAAATCATCCAAGCAGAAGTACCAGCAACCACAAATGAACCAGTAACAATACAACTTGAGATAACGTGAGGAAATTCATACCATAATTGTTCGTTAGTAAGTAGGGCTTTAAAACTAGTCATTTCAACGTGACCAGAGGAAGCTAACTTGTAACCAACAGGATGTTGCATGAATGAGTTAGCAGTTAAAATCCAGAAAGCAGAAGCTGTGGAAGCTAAAAATACTAACCAAATCATTAAAGCATGCCAAGCGGGTTTGAATTTATCCCAAGTGAACATCCAAACTCCTAAAAACGTAGATTCCAAGAAGAATGCTAGTAATGCTTCGATTGCAAGTGGAGCACCAAAAATATCTCCCATGAATCTTGCGTATTGTGACCAATTCATTCCAAATTGAAATTCTTGAATAATACCAGTAACCACACCTACGGCGAAAGCAATTAAGAAAATTCTTCCCCAAAACTTTGTCATAGTTTGATAAATTTTGTTCTTAGTGATTGCATACATTGTTTCCATAATACAAACAGACAAACCAATTCCAATTGACATTGGAATAAAGAAATAATGGAAAATGGTTGTCATTGCAAATTGAAAACGAGCAAACGGTAGAACGTTTAATGCAAAATCAAACATTATTTTACCTTCCTCCTTAATTTTGAATTGCTGCCTTAACTCCAGCAATTTCGAACGCAGTATTCATTCTAACAAGATGTTTTAGTAATGAAACTGAATGTCCTTTAATCTTAATTGTTTTCTTACCCATAGGTAATTCAGCAATTCCCATTGTAGGACCTAAGGAACATACGGTTCCTAATGACTTATAACTAAATGGAACTTTTTTGCTGTTATTTAGACGAGCTTTTAAATTTTCTACAGCAATAGAAGCTTCTTGAATTGAAATTTGTCCAGTTGTTGGGTATGGACGATTAGTATCTTTATCCATAACAGCTGAAACATCTCCAATTAAATATTCATCAGGATAAGCATCTAAAGCCATTGTGTCATTAACAACTACTCGGTTACGTTTTTGATCATAACCAGCTTCTTTAATGACAGTGTTTCCTTTAACTCCAGTTGTCCAGAAAGTAGTTTTAGCGGGAACAAATTTATTATCCTCACCATAATAAACACCATCAGCAGTGATTTCTTTGGCTTTGGCATCGTTACCCAGAATAAAGTCAACACCTTTATCATGTAAGTAATCCAAAGCAAAATGGACTAGTTTTTCATCAAACATTGGAATGCAATTAGGAGCGATACAAGTGATTGTAAAGTCATTTACATCACAATCACATTCCTTAGCCCATGTTGGTAACATGTAAGCAAGTTCACCCAGCAATTCAATTCCAGTAAATCCACCACCAATTACTGCAAATGAAAGATAGCTTTTATCTTTTGATTTACGATATTCTTTTAGGTTGTCATTTACTTTATTGATATTTTGGATACTGCTTTTCATATTCCAAATTTGTAGACCGTATTTATCAGCACCAGGTGTACCAAAAGTTTCAGATTCAAAACCTAATGCATTAAATAGGTAATCAAATTTAATTCTACCGTTATTTTCTAAGGACACGGTTTTATTATCGTGGTCAATATTATTGACTGTATCTTCTATAAAGTTAACTTTGGAACTGATACAGTTACTAATTTTCATCATGATTTCTTCTGGTTTGCTAGTACCAGCAGAAACAGTATGTAGAGCTGTTGCGTCATAATGATAATCATTATTATTAACCAAGGTAATGTTAATATCTAACTTGCTTTTGGCAAGTAATCTGCAGGCACGAAGACCAGCAAATCCTCCACCTAATACAAGGACTTCTTTCATGTTATCCCCTTCTTTGTATTAATTTTTAACTCCATCATTACATTATATGATAAATAGGCCCCATTTGTATAATAATAGTTGTATAATTTATAATATTATTGAAACTTTTTTATAGGAGATGATTAACATTAAGGAATATTTAAATTTAATTGTACTTGGTCCTTTGTTGACCACCATTTTCGCTTTTATTTTGGGAATAACTTTTGTTTTGGGTAATTTTGGCTCAATCAACATTTGGCATTCTTTGTTATTCTTGATAATTGCTTTGCTTATGCATATGTTTACTAATGTTACTGATAACTTAGAGGACTATAAAAAAGCAGTTAAGCATAGTGCGCATGGCTTTATTGAAAATACTAGAGTGAAAGGACTTTCCATTACCAAAGCTACTCGTCTAGATATTGCTTTAGGAATATTAATTGCGATTTTAGGAATCTATTTAGTTTTTATTACTACATATTGGTTATTATTAATTGGTCTTTGGGGATTCGGAGTTGCATTTTTCTATTCTGCTGGAAAACACTCATTATCAACAACTCGTTTTGGTGATTTAGCTTCTGGTGTCACGATGGGAATTGGGATTACCTTTGCTTGTATTTTGATTAATGTACCATTAAGCGAAATTAATCTTAGATTATTGTTAATCGCAATTGTGTCATCAGGCTTAACTATTTTTTCAATTACTAATATGGTTTTAGCTAACAATATTTGTGATGAAGAAGATGATATTAATCTTCATCGAATTACCATTGTTGCTAGAATTGGTAAAGAAAATGCTCTAAAACTTTATGCTTTTTATTATGTATTAATGTATGTAAGTATTGTAGTATCGGTTATTTTCCAATGGTTACCATGGACCATGTTATTAGTCCTAATTAGTATTCCAAAAGTTTGGTCCAATACTAAAATATTTTTTGGTAAACAGGTTAAAACTGAAACTTTTGGTTTAACGGTTCAAAATATTAACTGGTTCTTAACATTAAATGCAATTGCATTAGTTGTTTATGCAGCTATTTTATATCTTTAATAAATATTAGGGTATTCATATTTTATGAATACTCTTTTTATATACATAAATGAACCACTCGTATTATAAAAATAACGACTTATCGTATTATTCGATACACCCCATTTGATTACTGGTAATCTATTCACAATTAATCAAAAGGGTGGCCTTAATTATGGAACTTTTAAAAGTTGATAACTTAACTAAAAAATTTAAAAATAAAATCGCCGTTAATAATGTTAATTTAAGTGTTCAAAAAGGACAATTAGTTGCTTTACTTGGTCATAATGGAGCTGGTAAGTCCACGACGATTTCAATGTTGATTGGTTTAATGAAACCAACCAATGGTGAAATTAAACTTGCGGGTTTTTCACCCAATGATGCTAAGTATCGTCAAAAGTTGGGGGTTGTATTCCAAAATAGTGTCCTAGATGATGATTTAACGGTAGAGAAAAACATCGATATTAGAGCTCATATGTATAAAAACTTGGATATCCATTTTAAAAATAAATTGATTGATGATTTTGAATTAAAAAACATTATCCATCAAAAATATAAAACCTTATCTGGTGGCCAACGTAGAAGGGTAGATATTGTTAGATCTTTATTAAATAAACCGGAAATCTTATTTTTAGATGAGCCATCAACTGGCTTAGATATTCAAACTAGAAATAAAATTTGGGAGGTGCTAAATAATCTTCGCAAGTCCATGAACTTAACAATTATCCTCACAACTCACTATTTAGAAGAAGCTGAAGATGCTGATTTTGTTTATGTTATGGATAAAGGAAATATTGTCGCTAATGATACGGTTAATGATCTAAAAATTAAATATACGAAAGATAAGTTAACCTTATATTCAAATAATGTACATGCTTTAAAACAACATTTAGACATTGATGTTGCTGAGGAAACTTTTGAATCGCTTACAATCAATATTAATGATCATAATGATGCAATTAATATTTTATCTAAAATTAAAGATTTCATTACTACTTTTGAATATAAACGTGGCAGTATGGATGATATCTTTATTGCCCTAACTGGAAAGGAGATTCAATAATGATTAGTTTGGTCAAAAGAAATTTATTATTATATTTTAACAATCGTCAAAGGGTTTTCTTCTCTTTAATGGGAGCAATTATTTCATTTATCTTATATATTTTATTTTTAAAAAATGGTATTCAATCTGATTTAAAATCAATTCATGAAGGAACTAAATTGCTAGACTACTGGTTGATTGGTGGAACCGTCACAGTGACTGCAATTACTACGACACAAAGTGCTTTGAATCAAAAAATTGTGGATAAAGAAAATCGTCGAATTGATGATTTATTATTAACTAATGCCTCTAAATTACAAATTAATATTGGATATGTCGCAACTTCAGTTGTAATTGGGACCTTAATGCAAGTCATTGTTTTCTTCTTATTATCAATTTATTTTAACTTTTCCGATGGATTATTAATCAATTTTGCTTCAATTATTCCCATAATTTTAATCGCAATGCTTAGTAGCTTAGTTTGGACGATGGTAAATATGGTTATTGATTTATTTTTTGATAATCAAGCATCTATCTCGGGGGTTAACTCAATTGTAGGAACCTGTGCAGGATTTTTTGCAGGTGTGTATATGCCATTAGGTTCCTTGCCTAAAGCTGGTCAAAAAATTATTGAATTTATTCCAGCAGCATATAATTCATCTTTATACCGTAATCTTTTGATGAAGGATCAATTAAATGATAGCTTCAGTGGTTTACCATCAAAGGTATTATCAAGTTTTAAAGATACAATGGGATTAAAAGTGAATGGTGTTACGACACAATTAGGCAATGTTTTTGCCTTATGTATCTTCATTTTAGTTTTAATTATTTTATTTTTATTAATATCACAATTTAAAAATAATCGTTCTTAATTTTATTATGTTAAGGTTATAAGTAAAGAGGGGGGACACTTTATGAATATTGATTTTCACCAAGATGAAACATTAGCAGAAAATGATATTAAAGTCTTGGTCAGTGCAAATAAATTATCTCCCCAAGTCATCAATCTTTTAAATCAACTTAATGAATTAAATGATTCAATTAATGAAAATAAAGTTTTACCGGTTTCAACTGATGATCGAGTAGTGATGTTACCTTTTGATAACATTATTGGGATTGAAGTTTATGGCAATGAATTAACTATTTACTCGATTGAACAAGAATACACTACTAATGGTAAGTTGAAATCAGTTTTGAATAACTTAAAACCATATCATTTCATTCAAATTAGTCGTTCAGCGATTATTAATTTAGACCATTTAAAATCTATGGAAACCGCATTTTCAGGAAGTATGACTGCTTTCTTAACCAATGATTTAAAGCTAAATGTTAGTCGGAAATATTTACCAGAATTAAAACGCAGTTTGAAGATGTGAGGTGTTCAAGATGAAAATTGTGAAAAGACTTGTTCGAGAATTTATAGTTGGAATGTTGTTTGGATCGTTGATTTATATGTTAACTGATTTTTATGAGGGGGATTTAAAATATAGAATCATATATCTTTCT
Proteins encoded:
- the cydB gene encoding cytochrome d ubiquinol oxidase subunit II; this translates as MSFLQFLWYAVICLLFIMFLVLDGADFGAGMASKLLAFRPAESNMIVRSISPHWDGNEVFLIAAGGSMFATMPFWYASLFSGFYILLFLVLVSLIFRGVAFEFNNVAETPKGKNAWMWVTAISSTTAPFLLGMLFTAMIQPVPMDSHGNVFVSLFNVVNPLSVLGGLAVTALCLFQGLHFFTLHANGIMRYRASSLAANLYWAAYPVEVLFAIALFFQTDFFKDHLFSTLILLVLIVFTTAWGHLSTGMRKEVQAYIANSLTIAFVVILVFVGLFPHVLIAQNPVNSLLIKNVSSSPFTLTVVTIVLCILLPILTTYFIWSYVIQWKRHDLSEFENTDKGAY
- the cydD gene encoding thiol reductant ABC exporter subunit CydD gives rise to the protein MFNKKLMTIPGIKKLIIKISILAVIQALAIIAEAWFLSSALVNAWMLKKVTASIYPMLFFFIAFIIRYLITRIENQINDNFADQASSDFKKELLQKTFELGPQSIAKLGSGQLITLSLEGIDKIKNYLNIIILKTLNLAIIPWIILVAVFFVNALSGLVLLLVFPIIIYFMIILGIAARKKSDQQYVNFSKMSNNFINTLRGLKTLKLFGLSKIYGKNIFRVSENYRKSTMEVLKIALLSTFTLDFMTTISIAIVAVILGVRLINGSVLLFPALFALITAPDYFLPLRDYGNDYHATLDGKNALDHLNEILETPSPKAKKELNKFNHWQTTSTFSAEKLSFNYDEKDNKGVNDIAFKFTGNLKVGIVGQSGSGKSTMLNLLGGWLQPDENSIFKINGEKTDSLAQFNWQKHLSYIPQNPYLFSGSIAENIAFYRPDASPEDIKNAAQSAGLESFIESLKDGIDTVIGRGGRGVSGGQAQRIALARVLLDDQREIILLDEPTAHLDIETEYELKQTMLPIFNNHLIIFATHRLHWMNEMDYTLVMENGKLVEQGNPKELLQKDGKYKQLVNEIRGEHNNA
- a CDS encoding NAD(P)/FAD-dependent oxidoreductase, which produces MKEVLVLGGGFAGLRACRLLAKSKLDINITLVNNNDYHYDATALHTVSAGTSKPEEIMMKISNCISSKVNFIEDTVNNIDHDNKTVSLENNGRIKFDYLFNALGFESETFGTPGADKYGLQIWNMKSSIQNINKVNDNLKEYRKSKDKSYLSFAVIGGGFTGIELLGELAYMLPTWAKECDCDVNDFTITCIAPNCIPMFDEKLVHFALDYLHDKGVDFILGNDAKAKEITADGVYYGEDNKFVPAKTTFWTTGVKGNTVIKEAGYDQKRNRVVVNDTMALDAYPDEYLIGDVSAVMDKDTNRPYPTTGQISIQEASIAVENLKARLNNSKKVPFSYKSLGTVCSLGPTMGIAELPMGKKTIKIKGHSVSLLKHLVRMNTAFEIAGVKAAIQN
- a CDS encoding cytochrome ubiquinol oxidase subunit I, whose translation is MFDFALNVLPFARFQFAMTTIFHYFFIPMSIGIGLSVCIMETMYAITKNKIYQTMTKFWGRIFLIAFAVGVVTGIIQEFQFGMNWSQYARFMGDIFGAPLAIEALLAFFLESTFLGVWMFTWDKFKPAWHALMIWLVFLASTASAFWILTANSFMQHPVGYKLASSGHVEMTSFKALLTNEQLWYEFPHVISSCIVTGSFVVAGTSAWMIFRKQSVAFFRKSMRLGLVLGIVGCLGAVTSGDLQSGYLIKDQPMKFAASEGIYNHTENPAPWSVFQLTNTKSHKEYGKIEIPYMLSFLSYHKFSGSVAGMDEANRALHKQYDGKFGKDMDYSLNVNVLFFAFRLMAAGFGGLTFIALLGLWFSRRKKNSIVKQKWLTFILFLATFAPFVINTGGWLFTELGRNPWVVYGLLPIKDAVSPSTSTTSVIFTIVVYFLLFVTLASCMVFYAKKSLYKGPESIDKTIDYDNDDPFSKEAFNK